The window AGCACACGCACCTTGGGGGTCGGGTGCCCTTctcgcaccgtcgtcgactcaccatctcgtcatcggccgcgCTCGAATAGTAGCCCCAGGCCGCTCGCTTCATGGTCCTCCGGGCCACGGCCTCGAAGTCGAAAAGGTTGTAGCATTGCGAGAGCAGCGGTCTTTGGGCGATGCGTTCCTGACGTCCTGCCtcttcggcatcctcgtccgcgTCCTTTGCTTCCTTGGCTACCGAATCCATGTTGACAGGTCCCAGGTGCTTGGACTTGTCGAGATACTTGTCCAGCGTGTCGGGAGGGTGGATCGGGTCGAACTCCTCGCTTGCATCTTTGCCCTGCAGAGCATAAGTTGGTTAGGAGGCGAATGTGATCGAGGCTAGAAACTCccatgcggcggcggcggaaggaCATACGGCATATTTCAATATGACTTTGGGGCCGCCAGGGTGCTCTAAATAAGGTTACTTTCATCGTTCGATTTCGCTGTGGGCATGTAGCAGCTGCTCATCATCCCTCGTTTGGGGGAATGGCAAATGCAAACGCACCAGCTAAGAAATCCGTTACATCGTACGCATTGGACTAAGGTTGATAGAGCCATGACGTTAACATCCTTGCGCGGAAGTCTTGCACCTCGGATATCACTCTCCATGGCAAGCTTACGTGAATGATGACCCAAGCTGACTTCGCACTGTTGTGCTCTGCAACCTCGCTACCTTGTAGAACCATGTTGACTCGAGGAAGAATTCGCAAGCCGCAGGTGAGTGTTGGTTATCCTATCTTCTCTGCCGGCGAGCTTTTGAAGACGAGAACAAGGGAACAGCAAGGGAATGAATGAGTTGCCGAGGCTGAAGCTCAGTGAACCATTGGATGAGGTAATCAATCAAATCACTACGATGAAgtgtgggggggggggcaacaGGGAACATTCTAATTACTATAGAAGTTCCTTTCCTCCGCAGATGTAAGTAGATATTATTAGTGCGgcggagtacggcgtactgtacatttagtctgaagtacggagtacttgtgtactATCTACAGTGCTAGTATTATGAGTACggtgtacctagtactgtagggtAGGGTAGGGGAATaagaagtacggagtacggagtaatactctgtCATATAACAGTGCTGTGGCAAAAGGAACGATTCATATTGTAATTAGTGGTGGCGCTACCAAATTTGAATCGTCTCTTTGTCTAGAGACTGTAGTAtttattactccgtactccgtactccgaagGAAAACACatacacatgtacagctgTGCACCGACGAGAACACGTACTGAAgagtaattaattaatattagtactcatactccgtacaggcacTCGCCTAACTAcgtactacaagtactgtagatgtaacCCTAAGTGTAACTTGCACTTATATTAAAGTTCGTGgctagtaatacttgcacagtcACTTGACGAAAGTGACGTTTCGTATAATATATAAATGCcgttggtacggagtattactagtacttatatcTACAGGTACATGATAATACGCATAGGATTCCCGTCTTGTATTACTACGCTTCTGGGGCGCAGCCATAATGTTTGCATCGATCGTATCCGCTGTCAACACTCTATTGAGCGTGATATAATTCGGGTTTCTGGATCGGTCAATTGTCGCCGTGGTGCATATTCCAGCCAAAGGCGGGATTCTAGGTAGGCACGTGCAGGTGCACCCTCACACAACTAACCCCAATGTCTACGTCTGGCTCTACCTGATGGTCTTAATAACTATCTCTTGCGTCATGCGTGGTCCGCCTCCGCCATCTTCCACCTTGGGGTATGTCGCATTCGCAACTCCCACGTGCAGCGAATGGGTCATGCCGCATCCCTCTCGCCAGGGGTCAATACAGGCGATGCCATCCAGTCTCGGCGAGCAGCGACGCTTCTCTCGCCTCCCAACTGCCCCCAACCAGTGCTGGCAGTCGCGACATGACAACCTGATTTCCCTTCTTGCCTCATCATGTCCCTCAACTCCACGCATTCAGGCCGGCCCACGGATCGTGAGGCTTCTGCGGCTGCTGGACCGATGCGGAGTGAGGCTGGCCGGCGTGTTCTTGCCTCCCGTGGGACATCGTCTGCTGGGGTCCCCCAAACGAGGGCGAAGAAAAACCGGAAGGCGCATGAAATGCCTGGACCTGTTGCGGTTGCGAAGCACCGTTCCCTTGATACGCATGATGCAGCGCCGCAGCCGATTGTCCCACCATTGGTTGGTTGGGCGGTGGCGACGTTGTTCCTGCAGCGGGCCCGTACTGGCTTGGGCTGTACGGAGGATGCGAGAATGTGCCGACGGTGGCAGGTGGGCTCGTGTACACAGCATGCCCACGCTGCGGCTCCTGGTTGGGTAcctgcgtcggcgatggcaagCCCGGCACTTGATAATGTCCATGGAAGTTGGTCTGTATGTAGCCGGGTGTCATTCCAGTTGGGTATTGGGCGTTTAGCGTTGGTGCTGGCTGCGTCGACAGTTGCGTGGGCGAATTTGCCGGCTCTACCGACATTCGCTCCATGAGCCCACGAAGCCGTTCCCGCTCCCGCTCTGCTTGACTGCTCTTGTTCGCCAGCTGTCCCTGCTCGATTCTGTCCAGCAACTGCGCCCCTTCGGACCTCCGGTTGCTGACAAATGTCTCGACGTTCTTGTCCAGGCTATCCACCGTCTCCCTCATTTCCAGATACCAGCCTTTGGCGCTCTGCAGGCCCGATTCCAGGTCCAGAAACTCCTGGTACGCTCGTTTGTACCTGCCGCTCGCCAGGGATCTCCGGCGCTCCGTCGATTCATGCTTGCTCCGCTCTGCCTGCACCCGCTTATCCTTCAACAGCGCGTTGAAATTAGTCGTCAGCTCTTTCATCAACACCGACTGCTTGTGGCTCGCTTGCAGCAGTCGGTTCCGGTGCGGCCCAAACTTTTCAAGTTCCTGCTCGAACACTTGAGCCTCGTAGTTGGATATTGACTTCTTGTTGAGGATGAGCACTTGAGATATGTCGTCTGCGTGAACCTGCCGAGCGTAAGTATACCTGCCACCCTCAACCTCGACCGTGGTAAAGCTCACCCTATCCTTGAGGTCCTTCAACACCTGGTTGCGTTCTCGCTTGACCTGCTTCAGCTTTTTGAGAATATCCTCCACCTTGTTTATTTGGTCCGCCACGCTCGGTCTATTCTCGTCAAAGTCCGCGTCGAGAAGACTCGGCACGGCCGAGTCTTGGCTGGCCACGTTGCTGGCTTGGCCCGAAGCCATGGTCACGGCCCGATGGTAGAGCTGgtccacctcgccgtcccgTGCAGCACGGCGCATCTCGTCAAACTCGACTTCGTTGTGGCGAAGCTTTTCCACCAGCTGACCGTCGCTCCGCAACGCCTCTTGCAACGCCTCCCGGTAGTTCGTGACATCCCCTcgcaacgtcgtcgtcaacatCCCGCTTGGCTGCTGGCTCCATTCGTTGCCGTATTTGGACCGCATCTTCTCGCAGACGCTCTCTTCCATCTCGAGTTGCTTCGAGCACTTGTCCAGCACCGATACAATCGCGTCCTTCTGCGCCTCGAGGGAGTCCAGAATTACTTGGGGGTTTTCGTGGTCCGCCACATCGGCACACCATTGCCGGAACTCCCCATCAGGTGCACCATCCTCCTGGTCGACCCCTCCTTTGAGAATCTGCAAGGCTCCCGGGAGGCTCAGGTAGTCCAGACTGGCAGCCAACTCGCTGTTGGCAGCGTCCACCTTCTCGCTCTCGGCCCTCACCAGTTTggccttttcctcctcgtACAAGCTCGCCGACTCGGTCACGGCCAGGGGCACAATCTTGCTAAACAAGTCTGGCCCGGTGATGCGCGAAATATCCCGGCCGGCATAGAGTTCGCTCACCGGGATCGGCTTCGCGGCAGGCATCTTGGCGATGGCCGGAAGGCTAGCCTCGGGTGCGACAGTTTGGTGGTAGACGAAGTCGTTGTCCTTGGCTGCTTCACGAAGTTTCTCCTGCACAGTCGAGTGTTGCCGTTTCGTGAACTCCTGCAGCAGGACGCTCGTCTCGGCACTCAGGTCGGCGCTCGGAGGGATCAAGGTTGGAAAGCTTCTCGACATCCGTTCGGCTTCTTTGCTGAGACTCTCGGCAACCTGGAGCCGTGACACGGCACTGCCATGTTCgcccgcttcgtcgtcgaccagcGCCTGGTAGTATTGCGCGACGGAATTGAACAGGTGGGTTTTGATCTGCAATGCACCCGTCAACACCGACGTTCACACAATGCACGAGTGGATTGTCATCCATACCTGGACCATGGTCAACCACACTTTCTCAAATATAGTCCTGTTGACGTTGTCCTGGATTCCCTCGATGGATTGCCCGTACAGATGGCCGGTCTGGGCCGCCAGCTTGgccagcaggccggcctTCTTGCCCGCGGCCACCTGTTTTTCGAGGAATATCTCTTGCGCCTGCGCAAGAGTTATTTGGATGAGTGTCTTGACAGTCTCCCTGCTGAGATCAGATGACGGCGCATGCAGGAAGTTCTCGTTGATGTAGGTGAACATGCCGGCAGACGCCTGGAACGAGTGGTACGCCGCCTTGAGGGCAGACTCGTCAGCCCGGTTCTGGGAGGCGCCATGGCCGGATAGATGAGCAGAGATGTTGAAGATTACGGACGCTTTTTCAAAGGCCAGGGAGTattgcgtcgtcggcttctggGTAAAGGCATCGAACCTGCACCGGAACAGGATGTAGCGGTTAGCATGAGCCGCGCCAAGGCTTCGCCAAGTTGCTTGAGCTTCAGAAGGAGATGGCATGGGTCTGGACGAACCACGTGAAGGAGACCTTGATGTGCTGCTCATCCACGGGGAAACGGAGGTCGAGCATCTCGAGCTGGCCGTAGTATCTGTATAGCATATCACGACCCGACGTGCTTTCCTTGCCAGCGCCTCTCATGTCTTGCCTCAGTCGATTCAAGGTCGCACATTCCTCGGCATAGCGTTCAGGGTCATCGCCGTACGTGTGGCGAATGTACGACTTGAGTGGCTCGATCCAATCAATCTCGCTCGTGGCCTTGAGCGGCACCGAGATCATCGGCGATTGCGCCATGGTATCTGCACGGCAGCAGAGCCGCTCTTCGGGACGGCTTATGCTGCGGCTCGCCGACAGTCGGTCTGATGACACAGATCGGGAtccttcggcttcggcggtggcggcggcggacggtGCAGAATTAGCTGGGTCGTCACCAGGATGAATGCAGCAGATGCAGCGCAGGCCTGGGGGTTCGAGTATGTATGCTGGTGCAGGCGGTGACTCGTGCGGTAGGTGAGCCGAAGCTGCGGGAGTCGGTCTCTCATGCGGCCAAAATAACGCGGCACGTCGGGCTGGGGTGCCAGGGATGCGGAGCAAGTGACAGTTCGGTTTGGATGCAGAAGTGGTGGGTGGTGCACTTCACCTGCTGCCGTACTGTAGACGGTTCCCCCAAGTTCCAAATCCTCTCTGGAGTCAGCGGCCTCCAAGAGCCCCAGTTGCGGGGGTCAGAGAGGGGCAGGCACAGGGAACGATATGCAGTGCGCTCGCTAATGTACTTGtcgtaccaagtacaagtacagcacccCGTAAGtcggtactctgtacggagtacggagaattaTCAGTGTACAAATCCATACCCACCTGCATAGGGGCAACACCGACGACCATGCATTCAACATGTACGGACTACGCCAAATACCAAGGCAAGGTATTGGgaaggtattattactacaagtTGATACTAGGCATGTACTaggactgtactgtaatactccgtacatgtacgaacTTGAAATACGTCATTGGTACAGAGTATTATTGATAGGTCGGTTGGTAACTCTCAATTCGCGCCGTCAAGGCGCTTACTTCCATGCGTGTAGGGGTGCCTAACTTATTCTCCGCTCTCCATGCGAGCTATCTACCAGGCACCCTGTGTATTTTTTTTTGATAAGGGGTCGGCCGTATGGGGAAACCTGGCGTGGACGAGAGGATATGCGTGTGTGAGAGCCTCGGTGTGAGAGCCTCGGTCTGCAAGGGGCTGTAAGGAGCACTCCGACAATTCACGTGTGCACGTCAATACCAAGCAACAGGGACATGGTCGCCGTTGATCTAGGATTAGCTGGCCCATCTGTTGCGATACCTGTGCAGGACAGATGGATTTATATTCTGACCAAACAGTCATTCGTTTCGACTCCTGGAAATGGAGCCCGGAATCTCGGGGCGTCCTATCGGCATCACAATCACATCCACACACCGAACGGCCGCTATGTGTACACGCTCTCCGTCCATGAGTTGATCTGAAGGCCGCGTTCCGCCATCTCGGCTTCCTCCAGGAACCGCATCGGCATCCACACGAGATGGCCTCTTATCTGATCGAGCTTCTCCCGCGCGTCCTCCGGGGGCATGAACTGATCGTAAATGTGACCGGACCTGACGCCTCTCGGTGGGAGATACCGGTCGTAGTCGTCAAACGTTTTGACTAGACAAGTGTGAGTAAGCAGGTCACTAGATGCATTCTGGCATTCGCCTTCGAGCCGCGCCGACTTACTATGGTCATCCGGGTCCGCATGAAACAGGTGCCGGAAGAGACTGGTGTTCTTATCGGCCTGGTTGGTCCAAGTCGCCCACAGCTCGTCGCTCAGGGGATCCTCGACGAATTTGTACgtgtcgtccttgtcgaagaTGTTATTCTCGGCATGAACGCTGGGTGGTTGCGCATTGATGTCGTCCTTGGCGTGGAGGGCCTGCGGTGGGAGGAGGCCCAAGTGCTCGCGCCAGAGGAATCGTCGGAGCGTTGCCGCGTGGTAGCCGGCCTCGAACGGTTGCCCGCCCATCATGCTCGGTATCCTCTTTGTGTCCTCCATGACGATGCTGAGTTCGCTGTCATGGTCACCCAGCTGGCTACGGTCATTGAGATTGCTGGACCCGCAGATTACGACTCGGTCATCGGCAATCAGCAGCTTGGAGTGAATGTACAATTCCTCCTGGATCCAGTTTCGAATTTCAGACTCTGGGTCTGCATTCTTGTCCCACGTCTCGTCCTTGAGCGATTTTTGACCGCTCATGGCGTAGTGAgcgacggaggcgacggtCGTCACCTCCTCGTCAGGCTTTGCTTCGTAAAAGAGTTTCTTCGCCTGCATCGCGTTCTTGGAGGCCTCAGTTTGCGAAGCAGACTTTGCCTCGTGCTTGCTGTCATGCTGCTTCCCGTGGAATCTGCCATGCTCATCATTGGAGCTATCGTCTTCGAGCCCATGGACGCCGGTGGCCATGATTTCCTCCGCCTCGGCTCGTTGAACCTGCTGGTAGCTGATGCCAGTTTTCTTTTCCGCCACGCAAATCGCATGGGTCTTGTTCAGCCGGTCGTAGGACCTCAGGTTGAAGAAGAATATGTACTCGGACGGGTCGATTCCTTCGGCCTTGATCCTTCCGAAAATAGAATGCTCGCCGCGACATATGGACTTGTACTGATAGTCCATAATGGCTCTCGTTCCCGACGCCGCGTTGTCTCGAAGGTCACCCGCAAAGCCGGGAACGGCTGGTATGAGAATGATGACGCGGAAACGACGACTTTCCCTGCTTGCTCGGACGACAGCATCGACAATGGCGGCCCCAATAGTGTTGTGAATGGGAGATTGCTTGTCACCCGTGGCGGTGATGAAGAACTGGTTTTCGATGTAGACGTAGTGCTCTGCCTTGCGGATAACTTCGCAGTAGGAATTTTGAATCGACTGGTCCTTGAGGATTCCGCTGGACCAGTCGGCGCTTGATCTGACGACCTGCGCGCGGACGGTGCCGCGATTGTTAAGGTTCTTGGTGCTCAGGGGTGTCAGAGGGTGCTTCACATAGTCTCCGACGGGATGCTTGGGGCGCTGGACGCCGACCAAgtcctcgtcatccccttcgcggccctcgaggacgaTCCAGTCGAATCGGTCATCGCGCTTGTACTTGTCGCGCTTGATGAAGTTCCAGCGCAGCACAAAATGCTCGGcaatgtcgacgacgcagggcccgatgacggccatggccacgtcgTGCCACGGCATCCGTCCGTACTCGGCCTTGCTCAGCTCATTCTGCTGCCAGTCCTGCACCTTCTGGAAGTCCATAATGCGGTTGTTGTTGAAGTCTTGGCCTGGCCAGATCTCCTCGGAGACACCTTCGGGGTGCACGTCGGATAGCGGGTGCTGACGAGCGTCCCATCGACCGAAGCAAAGGTCAATGCCGCCGATGAAGGCCATGGCATagtcgatgacgatgaacTTCTCATGATGTGCCCAGTACATGGTCATGTCGGCGGCATTCTCGAAGACGTTGTGGTCCGGGTGTCTCATGACGCGAATGTTCTCGTGGCCTGGCGTTCCTTTGGGGCAGAGTGCCTGGAGGGCGTGCTTGGTGTGGTTCGAGTTGCACGTCAAGGCTGCCTCGACCTCCTTGTAGACCATGACGTAGATCTTGACACCGGCTTCGGCCTTGCGCTTGAGGATCTGATCCAAGCGATATTCTTGGTTGTGATACGGCGGACGGCGCATGAAGACTTCGGGCGACAACCACCAGTCGGCAAGGTAGATGGACTCGGTAGCctggtcgagggcgacggaaACGGCCCAAAAGTAGTCACAGCCGTCGACATACCATTTTGTGATATTCCCATCGCGCTCCG of the Drechmeria coniospora strain ARSEF 6962 chromosome 01, whole genome shotgun sequence genome contains:
- a CDS encoding vacuolar protein-sorting protein BRO1 yields the protein MAQSPMISVPLKATSEIDWIEPLKSYIRHTYGDDPERYAEECATLNRLRQDMRGAGKESTSGRDMLYRYYGQLEMLDLRFPVDEQHIKVSFTWFDAFTQKPTTQYSLAFEKASVIFNISAHLSGHGASQNRADESALKAAYHSFQASAGMFTYINENFLHAPSSDLSRETVKTLIQITLAQAQEIFLEKQVAAGKKAGLLAKLAAQTGHLYGQSIEGIQDNVNRTIFEKVWLTMVQIKTHLFNSVAQYYQALVDDEAGEHGSAVSRLQVAESLSKEAERMSRSFPTLIPPSADLSAETSVLLQEFTKRQHSTVQEKLREAAKDNDFVYHQTVAPEASLPAIAKMPAAKPIPVSELYAGRDISRITGPDLFSKIVPLAVTESASLYEEEKAKLVRAESEKVDAANSELAASLDYLSLPGALQILKGGVDQEDGAPDGEFRQWCADVADHENPQVILDSLEAQKDAIVSVLDKCSKQLEMEESVCEKMRSKYGNEWSQQPSGMLTTTLRGDVTNYREALQEALRSDGQLVEKLRHNEVEFDEMRRAARDGEVDQLYHRAVTMASGQASNVASQDSAVPSLLDADFDENRPSVADQINKVEDILKKLKQVKRERNQVLKDLKDRVSFTTVEVEGGRYTYARQVHADDISQVLILNKKSISNYEAQVFEQELEKFGPHRNRLLQASHKQSVLMKELTTNFNALLKDKRVQAERSKHESTERRRSLASGRYKRAYQEFLDLESGLQSAKGWYLEMRETVDSLDKNVETFVSNRRSEGAQLLDRIEQGQLANKSSQAERERERLRGLMERMSVEPANSPTQLSTQPAPTLNAQYPTGMTPGYIQTNFHGHYQVPGLPSPTQVPNQEPQRGHAVYTSPPATVGTFSHPPYSPSQYGPAAGTTSPPPNQPMVGQSAAALHHAYQGNGASQPQQVQAFHAPSGFSSPSFGGPQQTMSHGRQEHAGQPHSASVQQPQKPHDPWAGLNAWS
- a CDS encoding phospholipase PldA; protein product: MSDPKEGSKEGGRSRFTGFVDDLKDKFSDANLQDAKISLIHKKQQIGKLGNLFNRDHRHDEEHEQRCDEKRTKICQSNRFESFFPERDGNITKWYVDGCDYFWAVSVALDQATESIYLADWWLSPEVFMRRPPYHNQEYRLDQILKRKAEAGVKIYVMVYKEVEAALTCNSNHTKHALQALCPKGTPGHENIRVMRHPDHNVFENAADMTMYWAHHEKFIVIDYAMAFIGGIDLCFGRWDARQHPLSDVHPEGVSEEIWPGQDFNNNRIMDFQKVQDWQQNELSKAEYGRMPWHDVAMAVIGPCVVDIAEHFVLRWNFIKRDKYKRDDRFDWIVLEGREGDDEDLVGVQRPKHPVGDYVKHPLTPLSTKNLNNRGTVRAQVVRSSADWSSGILKDQSIQNSYCEVIRKAEHYVYIENQFFITATGDKQSPIHNTIGAAIVDAVVRASRESRRFRVIILIPAVPGFAGDLRDNAASGTRAIMDYQYKSICRGEHSIFGRIKAEGIDPSEYIFFFNLRSYDRLNKTHAICVAEKKTGISYQQVQRAEAEEIMATGVHGLEDDSSNDEHGRFHGKQHDSKHEAKSASQTEASKNAMQAKKLFYEAKPDEEVTTVASVAHYAMSGQKSLKDETWDKNADPESEIRNWIQEELYIHSKLLIADDRVVICGSSNLNDRSQLGDHDSELSIVMEDTKRIPSMMGGQPFEAGYHAATLRRFLWREHLGLLPPQALHAKDDINAQPPSVHAENNIFDKDDTYKFVEDPLSDELWATWTNQADKNTSLFRHLFHADPDDHIKTFDDYDRYLPPRGVRSGHIYDQFMPPEDAREKLDQIRGHLVWMPMRFLEEAEMAERGLQINSWTESVYT